One segment of Ipomoea triloba cultivar NCNSP0323 chromosome 12, ASM357664v1 DNA contains the following:
- the LOC115998219 gene encoding myb-related protein 308-like, whose protein sequence is MGRSPCCEKEHTNKGAWTKEEDERLIRYIKKHGEGCWRTLPKAAGLLRCGKSCRLRWINYLRPDLKRGNFTEEEDELIINLHSLLGNKWSLIAARLPGRTDNEIKNYWNTHIKRKLLSRGIDPQTHRPVSSAQNTAAADTAAVPVANNLDQQHETAAGGCLPWMRNTKAENSNNTSSTTEDSNSSNGLSSEEIELHPAAPLINLELSISLPQSPAPSPSTTKLTGKEFNDQTLKSHIFFSQRAVCLCYNLGFQNSNACNCDKMMTTSSINAEAGMHSFYRPLSL, encoded by the exons ATGGGCAGATCTCCTTGTTGTGAGAAGGAACATACGAACAAAGGCGCGTGGACCAAGGAAGAAGACGAGAGGCTTATTAGGTATATCAAAAAACACGGCGAAGGTTGTTGGCGAACCCTCCCAAAAGCTGCCG GGTTGCTTAGATGTGGGAAGAGTTGCAGGCTGCGATGGATAAACTATCTAAGACCTGATCTTAAACGAGGCAACTTCACTGAGGAAGAAGACGAACTCATCATCAACCTTCATAGCTTACTTGGAAACAA ATGGTCATTGATAGCGGCACGGTTACCGGGAAGAACGGATAACGAGATCAAGAATTACTGGAACACTCACATTAAACGGAAGCTTCTCAGCCGTGGGATCGACCCGCAGACACACCGCCCTGTAAGTTCAGCTCAGAACACTGCGGCGGCCGACACCGCCGCCGTCCCCGTCGCCAACAACCTAGACCAACAACATGAGACTGCCGCAGGTGGGTGTCTGCCGTGGATGAGAAACACAAAGGCCGAGAATTCGAACAACACTTCTTCGACGACCGAGGATTCGAATAGCAGCAACGGATTGTCGTCCGAGGAAATAGAATTGCACCCGGCGGCTCCGCTCATCAACCTGGAGCTGTCCATCAGTCTTCCCCAATCCCCGGCGCCGTCGCCGTCGACGACGAAACTCACCGGGAAAGAGTTTAACGATCAAACGCTTAAAAGCCATATCTTCTTCAGTCAGCGAGCAGTGTGTTTGTGTTACAATTTAGGGTTTCAGAATAGTAATGCGTGTAACTGTGACAAAATGATGACGACGAGCAGCATAAACGCTGAAGCAGGGATGCACAGTTTTTACAGGCCCCTAAGTTTataa